From a region of the Phaseolus vulgaris cultivar G19833 chromosome 6, P. vulgaris v2.0, whole genome shotgun sequence genome:
- the LOC137831995 gene encoding primase homolog protein produces MSVFQNQWLRLPLTQSLFSKLLPRTFAAVLSTRPCSVWCHSVARNTTVPSTPGVVDNTFDAPKVKVLKEKMELLGISLENSCLPGQYHNLFCPKCKGGQLKERSLSFHIISNGEFAMWRCFRAKCGWAGQVFADDKELYSGVCTKAKFSRKIAEESLGLEPLSPKLVAYFKERLISEKTLSRNSVRQLSDNKAVIAFTYKQNGLLVGCKYRALEKRFWLDKGTEKILYGIDDISQVSEIIIVEGEIDKLSFEEASFRNCVSVPVGAPVKVSSKDLPPIEKDTAFQYLWNCKEYLDKAVRIILATDNDPPGQALAEELARRLGRERCWRVVWPKKDEFSSFKDANEVLQHIGADALKKIVENAEPYTNAN; encoded by the exons ATGTCAGTTTTTCAGAACCAATGGCTGCGTCTTCCCCTCACTCAATCTCTATTCTCCAAGTTGCTTCCCAGAACCTTTGCAGCAGTGTTATCCACAAGACCATGTTCCGTTTGGTGTCATTCAGTAGCTCGTAACACCACTGTGCCCTCTACTCCAG GTGTTGTGGACAATACTTTTGATGCACCTAAAGTGAAAGTATTGAAAGAGAAAATGGAACTTCTGGGCATCAGCTTGGAAAACTCTTGTTTGCCCGGGCAGTACCATAATCTGTTTTGTCCAAAA TGCAAAGGTGGGCAATTAAAGGAGAGGAGTTTGTCTTTTCACATTATCTCTAATGG TGAATTTGCGATGTGGAGGTGTTTTCGAGCTAAATGTGGTTGGGCTGGTCAG GTTTTCGCAGATGATAAGGAATTGTACAGTGGGGTTTGTACTAAGGCCAAGTTTTCTAGAAAAATAGCGGAGGAGAGCTTAGGATTGGAACCACTTAGTCCTAAG CTTGTTGCTTACTTTAAAGAGAGACTGATATCAGAGAAAACCCTGAGCAGAAATTCTGTAAGACAACTGTCTGACAATAAG GCAGTCATTGCTTTTACTTATAAACAAAATGGGTTGCTTGTTGGCTGCAAATACAGAGCACTGGAGAAAAGATTTTGGCTG GATAAAGGCACAGAGAAGATACTATATGGAATTGATGACATTAGTCAAGTATCCGAAATCATCATT GTTGAAGGGGAAATTGATAAGCTTTCATTTGAGGAGGCTAGCTTTCGGAATTGTGTTAGTGTTCCAGTGGGTGCACCAGTAAAGGTTTCTTCAAAAGATTTGCCACCAATAGAGAAG GACACTGCATTCCAATACCTGTGGAACTGCAAAGAGTACTTGGATAAG GCAGTTCGCATTATCCTGGCAACTGATAATGATCCGCCAGGTCAAGCTTTAGCAGAAGAGCTGGCACGACGCCTTGGCCGAGAAAG GTGTTGGCGTGTAGTCTGGCCTAAGAAAGATGAATTCAGCTCTTTCAAAGATGCAAATGAG GTTCTCCAACACATTGGAGCTGATGCTTTGAAGAAAATAGTTGAGAATGCAGAGCCATATACAAATGCCAACTAG
- the LOC137831992 gene encoding uncharacterized protein, with protein MRFTPISRLICRLPQRDICGPLQSRALQTNSVPKDPLAKPIKYKIPQFYDPYGPRPPPSEKIIQLAERIGELSEEERGQIMPTLSERLNLPKLQPISTDGLDMGPEGGAAGPKVEEKKAEKTAFDVKLEKFDAAAKIKVIKEVRTFTSLGLKEAKDLVEKVPVVLKQGVTKEEANDIIEKIKAAGGVAVME; from the coding sequence ATGAGGTTTACCCCCATTTCCAGATTAATCTGTCGTCTCCCTCAGCGGGATATATGTGGGCCCTTGCAATCTCGAGCCTTACAGACTAATTCTGTTCCTAAAGATCCTCTGGCTAAGCCAATAAAGTACAAAATTCCTCAATTCTATGATCCTTATGGCCCCAGACCTCCACCCTCAGAAAAGATCATTCAGCTTGCAGAACGAATTGGAGAACTATCGGAAGAAGAACGTGGTCAAATTATGCCTACATTGTCTGAAAGATTAAATCTTCCAAAGTTGCAGCCAATTTCCACAGATGGCTTGGACATGGGTCCAGAAGGTGGTGCTGCTGGACCAAAGGTCGAAGAGAAAAAGGCAGAGAAAACAGCTTTTGATGTGAAGTTGGAGAAATTTGATGCTGCCGCAAAGATCAAGGTGATTAAGGAGGTAAGAACATTTACTAGCCTGGGATTGAAAGAGGCCAAAGATCTTGTTGAAAAGGTTCCAGTTGTGCTAAAACAAGGAGTCACAAAAGAGGAGGCAAATgacataatagaaaaaataaaagctGCTGGAGGAGTTGCAGTTATGGAGTAA
- the LOC137831991 gene encoding probable folate-biopterin transporter 7: MVTSDSGGGGKLTKVLGLGYWVQGFRCFPWLVVSFYLKDGLNVDPSTLQILQNSANLPMVGKPLYGLVSDSVYISGQHRVPYIAFGAFLQALSWLIIAISPSNMPIFTISTYLLLSNLGASIAEVANDAIVAEMEKQSPSSTKHPQPSSSGNLQSFVWIASSAGGVLGNLLGGIFIGRFYPQTMFLYFGLILALQFFITILVPESSLGLPKTPSVGIRNQLSQLLVALRKPEIAYSISWFTASYAIIPALTGTMFFYQTQHLKINSSVLGISKVFGQATMLLWGIIYNQYFKSVPPRKLISAIQAMMAFFMISDFLFVRGFYRQMGVPDSLYVVIFSGFLEVLFFFKILPFSVLIAQMCPPGCEGSVMAFLMSSVALAFIVSGYLGVALASYIKITGTDFSGFPLGLLIQAACTLVPTFWSSCISDKVESKARRKD; the protein is encoded by the exons ATGGTAACATCCGACAGTGGCGGTGGTGGGAAATTGACGAAGGTTCTGGGTTTGGGGTACTGGGTGCAAGGATTCAGGTGTTTTCCATGGTTGGTTGTGAGTTTCTACCTCAAGGATGGCCTTAATGTGGACCCTTCCACTCTTCAAATTCTTCAGAATTCAGCTAATCTTCCCATGGTTGGGAAGCCCCTCTATGGCCTCGTTTCAGACTCTGTCTACATCTCTGGCCAGCACCGAGTTCCCTACATCGCCTTTGGAG CTTTCTTGCAGGCACTGTCATGGCTAATCATAGCAATCTCTCCGTCGAACATGCCTATTTTCACCATCTCCACATACCTCCTCCTTAGTAATCTAGGTGCTTCGATAGCTGAGGTTGCAAATGATGCCATTGTTGCAGAGATGGAAAAACAGAGTCCTTCCTCAACCAAGCACCCGCAACCATCCTCCTCAGGCAACCTCCAATCATTTGTTTGGATAGCTTCCTCTGCAGGAGGAGTCCTGGGTAATCTTCTAGGCGGCATTTTTATTGGCCGGTTCTACCCTCAAACCATGTTCTTATATTTTGGCCTCATCCTTGCTCTCCAATTTTTCATAACCATTTTAGTTCCTGAGAGTTCTCTTGGGCTTCCGAAGACTCCATCTGTTGGGATAAGAAATCAGCTTTCACAGCTATTGGTTGCTCTGAGAAAGCCTGAAATTGCATACTCAATATCATGGTTTACAGCATCTTATGCCATTATTCCTGCCCTTACAGGCACCATGTTCTTTTACCAGACACAGCATTTGAAAATAAACTCATCAGTATTGGGTATCTCCAAGGTGTTTGGCCAGGCAACCATGCTCCTATGGGGCATCATATATAACCAATACTTCAAATCTGTCCCACCAAGGAAACTGATATCAGCCATTCAAGCTATGATGGCATTCTTCATGATTTCAGATTTCTTGTTTGTGAGAGGTTTTTATCGGCAAATGGGTGTGCCAGACTCACTCTACGTGGTGATTTTCTCAGGATTCTTGGAGGTTCTGTTTTTCTTCAAGATTCTCCCATTCAGTGTCCTAATAGCACAGATGTGTCCACCAGGATGTGAGGGGTCTGTAATGGCCTTTCTTATGTCTTCAGTAGCACTGGCATTCATTGTGAGTGGATACCTTGGTGTTGCACTTGCATCATATATTAAGATAACAGGAACTGATTTTTCAGGCTTTCCACTTGGACTTCTGATACAAGCTGCATGCACTCTGGTACCAACTTTTTGGTCATCATGCATATCTGATAAGGTAGAATCAAAAGCCAGGCGAAAAGACTAA